In Methanobacterium veterum, a single genomic region encodes these proteins:
- a CDS encoding CBS domain-containing protein produces MHIKDIMSSKVVVVDKDQNLNDALKLMKKHKISRLPVINTNNDHERELVGIITEKDIALRLGSSRYGNMPPSHFHVSTVMTPDPITLNAAENLGKAAKIMIENKIGGIPIVEDGEIIGIITKTDFIKTCQGIPYNKTYIKDRMQTDVMTVNPGDRLVHARRILIDEDIGRLPVMNGDEIEGILTAKDIADSMISFRKIVPDKYQAARIRNLIVEDIMTQNVRTINEEKTIADASTFMIDEDFSGVPVTSDTGEITGMITKTDLMNFIAELEEVY; encoded by the coding sequence ATGCACATAAAAGATATAATGAGTTCCAAAGTTGTTGTAGTAGATAAAGATCAGAACCTTAATGATGCATTAAAACTCATGAAAAAACATAAAATTTCACGGCTGCCTGTCATAAACACCAACAACGACCATGAAAGAGAATTAGTAGGAATTATAACTGAAAAAGATATTGCATTACGGCTTGGTTCATCCAGATATGGTAATATGCCCCCTTCACATTTCCATGTATCCACAGTTATGACTCCAGATCCTATAACTTTAAATGCGGCTGAAAATCTGGGAAAAGCTGCCAAAATAATGATTGAAAACAAAATTGGCGGAATACCCATTGTAGAGGACGGAGAAATCATAGGTATCATTACAAAAACTGACTTCATTAAAACATGCCAGGGAATACCTTATAATAAGACTTACATAAAAGACAGGATGCAAACTGATGTAATGACTGTAAATCCAGGAGATAGGCTGGTTCATGCAAGAAGAATATTAATTGATGAGGATATTGGAAGGCTACCCGTAATGAACGGCGATGAAATTGAAGGAATTCTAACTGCTAAAGACATAGCAGATTCAATGATATCCTTTAGAAAAATTGTCCCTGACAAGTATCAGGCTGCAAGGATAAGAAATCTCATTGTAGAAGATATAATGACTCAGAATGTAAGGACAATCAACGAAGAAAAAACAATAGCTGATGCTTCAACCTTTATGATAGATGAAGACTTCAGCGGAGTACCTGTTACAAGCGACACCGGAGAAATTACAGGTATGATCACTAAAACCGACCTTATGAACTTCATTGCAGAATTAGAGGAGGTTTACTGA
- a CDS encoding CBS domain-containing protein, giving the protein MLVKDVMNDEVFLIHETEQVAHARKIMLKHGVSRVIVTDRDDNPIGIVTEKDLTRKLRGNGPTWKRRPIDTISIRRVMSNGLITIDADSDLKEAVETMLRDKISSVPVVDDEGLAGIITKTDLMKFYASKFHNKWKVSDLMTKDVVTVNQNHTITHVISVMNENNIDGLVVMFDNEIAGIITPSNISFAEVNDPDTGVSVERVYFVRQGVEGEEKRKARDLSMLTAEDIMTEDVVKISKDIDASEAAQLMCNNYISHLPVVEDDSLVGIITKTDIIKGIQ; this is encoded by the coding sequence ATGTTAGTAAAAGATGTAATGAATGACGAAGTATTTTTAATTCATGAAACTGAACAGGTAGCCCACGCAAGGAAAATTATGCTAAAACACGGAGTTAGCAGAGTCATAGTTACAGACCGAGATGATAATCCAATTGGAATTGTTACAGAAAAAGATTTAACACGTAAATTAAGAGGAAATGGCCCTACATGGAAAAGGAGGCCCATAGATACAATATCCATCAGAAGAGTTATGAGCAATGGCCTTATAACAATAGATGCCGACAGCGACCTGAAAGAAGCTGTTGAAACTATGCTGAGGGATAAAATAAGTTCAGTTCCAGTTGTAGATGATGAAGGTTTAGCAGGAATTATTACAAAAACGGACCTCATGAAATTTTATGCATCCAAATTCCATAACAAGTGGAAAGTTTCAGATCTTATGACCAAAGATGTAGTAACTGTAAATCAAAACCATACTATAACTCACGTCATAAGCGTTATGAATGAAAATAACATAGATGGACTTGTTGTAATGTTTGATAATGAAATTGCAGGTATTATAACTCCATCCAATATCTCCTTTGCTGAGGTAAATGATCCCGATACAGGAGTAAGTGTTGAAAGGGTCTACTTTGTAAGACAGGGAGTAGAAGGGGAAGAAAAAAGAAAAGCTAGAGACCTATCCATGTTAACTGCAGAAGATATAATGACCGAAGATGTTGTTAAAATCAGCAAAGATATAGATGCATCAGAGGCTGCCCAATTGATGTGTAACAACTATATAAGTCATCTTCCTGTTGTTGAAGACGATTCTCTTGTTGGAATAATTACAAAAACAGATATTATTAAAGGAATTCAGTAA
- a CDS encoding CBS domain-containing protein, producing MRRKELINIVKSRERAPLEFETHITEHEGDIMSIAKREVVTVPQSATIKESAEIMVKNKFRRLPITDPGTGKIRGIVTAMDILDFLGGGDKYQILEKKHDGNFLSAINDPVREIMTSNVEVLSHKSSIGDAVSKMLKKEVGAFPIIDSDEKIVGIISERDFVFLLSGVLTDEIVEDFMTTSLITTTPGTRIEGASKIMVRNKLRRIPVIGEERKTPHPENDKLVGIVTSTDILKFLGNNTAFEKLVTNDAEEILNTTLSDIMINDVVTTNSQTRLGEICSIMETKGIGGLPVVRNSDLIGIITESDILRVISG from the coding sequence ATGAGAAGAAAAGAACTAATAAATATAGTAAAATCTAGAGAAAGAGCTCCATTGGAGTTTGAAACCCATATAACAGAACACGAAGGCGATATTATGAGCATCGCCAAAAGAGAAGTAGTAACAGTACCTCAAAGTGCTACAATCAAAGAATCCGCAGAAATAATGGTAAAAAACAAATTTAGAAGGCTCCCAATTACAGACCCAGGGACCGGAAAAATCCGTGGAATTGTGACAGCCATGGACATACTTGACTTTTTAGGTGGTGGAGACAAGTATCAAATTTTAGAAAAAAAACACGACGGTAATTTTTTATCCGCCATAAATGATCCTGTAAGAGAAATTATGACAAGTAATGTAGAGGTTTTAAGTCATAAAAGTTCCATTGGTGATGCAGTTTCAAAAATGCTGAAAAAAGAAGTCGGTGCATTCCCAATAATAGATTCAGATGAAAAAATTGTAGGAATAATCTCTGAAAGAGATTTTGTATTTCTCCTCTCAGGAGTCTTAACTGATGAAATTGTGGAAGATTTCATGACAACATCACTTATAACAACTACTCCTGGAACCCGAATTGAAGGGGCATCTAAAATTATGGTTAGAAATAAACTTAGAAGGATCCCTGTAATTGGAGAAGAACGAAAAACACCTCACCCTGAAAATGATAAGCTTGTTGGAATTGTTACTTCAACAGATATCTTAAAATTCTTAGGTAATAATACTGCATTTGAAAAATTAGTCACAAATGATGCTGAAGAAATCCTGAATACCACGCTTTCAGACATTATGATTAATGACGTGGTCACCACCAATTCCCAAACACGATTAGGCGAAATATGTAGTATAATGGAGACTAAAGGTATTGGAGGGCTCCCCGTAGTTAGAAATAGCGATTTAATTGGTATAATAACAGAAAGCGATATTTTAAGGGTAATAAGCGGATGA
- a CDS encoding CBS domain-containing protein: protein MNNVGDVMTPNPVTVSVNTSVTKVRSILRDESFRCVPVVSGKHLEGTITRGDMMRISATKSNIEARGIMEHPKVITTPEVDINEIGKQIINADIIQAPVVKSEDDMTVVGMVSVADILENLVDREVKPKKRNVGESTTRNVVTCNYDDPLSKVWDKMDDTGYSGLPVLKKKKIIGMITRKDIINSGHVRLSKEGGVKKPTKVESVMKTPPLVITEDKDIKEAAKLMIKYNIGRLPVVDHPVHIKKEPERVREAELVGIITREDVLGSYIN from the coding sequence TTGAACAATGTTGGAGATGTTATGACACCTAATCCTGTCACAGTTTCTGTAAATACGAGTGTAACTAAGGTTAGATCTATATTAAGAGATGAAAGCTTTAGATGTGTTCCTGTAGTTTCTGGAAAGCATTTAGAAGGAACAATAACTCGTGGAGACATGATGCGCATCTCTGCAACAAAATCAAATATTGAAGCCCGCGGGATTATGGAACACCCCAAGGTCATTACAACACCAGAAGTAGATATTAACGAAATTGGAAAACAAATAATAAATGCAGATATTATTCAGGCACCTGTTGTTAAATCAGAAGATGATATGACTGTTGTAGGAATGGTAAGTGTAGCTGATATTCTTGAGAATTTAGTAGATAGAGAAGTAAAGCCTAAAAAGCGGAATGTAGGCGAATCAACAACACGAAACGTTGTTACATGCAACTATGATGATCCTTTATCAAAAGTATGGGATAAAATGGACGATACCGGATATTCTGGACTCCCCGTACTTAAAAAGAAAAAAATAATAGGCATGATAACCAGAAAAGATATTATAAATTCTGGCCATGTAAGACTTTCCAAAGAGGGAGGAGTTAAAAAGCCTACAAAGGTAGAAAGTGTTATGAAAACCCCCCCATTAGTCATCACCGAAGATAAGGACATTAAAGAGGCTGCAAAATTGATGATTAAATATAATATTGGAAGATTACCTGTAGTTGATCATCCAGTGCACATTAAAAAAGAACCCGAAAGAGTAAGAGAAGCAGAACTTGTTGGAATAATAACAAGGGAAGATGTTTTGGGGTCGTATATAAATTGA
- a CDS encoding CBS domain-containing protein, with translation MEMETKVTVNDAMTSNVVTVSSENSAADAAYLMSQNEVGCLIVKNNNEPEGIVTETDIINKVVAHDIKASEISVDAIMTKNLIKIDPGRELNEAARFMSKMNIRRLAVVKEGVLKGILTAKDIMAVSPELTEILVENARMENQKNQIGHENINPPVPGVCEACGNFMDDLDEIDGKFVCEDCKEDLEGDLI, from the coding sequence ATGGAAATGGAAACAAAAGTCACAGTAAATGATGCAATGACATCAAATGTAGTCACCGTAAGCTCCGAAAACAGCGCTGCAGATGCTGCCTATTTAATGAGCCAAAATGAAGTGGGTTGTTTAATAGTAAAAAACAACAACGAACCAGAAGGAATAGTTACAGAAACAGATATCATCAACAAAGTTGTTGCTCATGATATCAAAGCCAGTGAGATATCCGTCGATGCAATAATGACCAAAAACCTTATAAAAATCGATCCTGGAAGAGAATTAAATGAAGCTGCTCGATTTATGTCAAAAATGAATATTAGGCGGTTAGCTGTGGTAAAAGAAGGAGTTCTTAAAGGCATATTAACTGCAAAAGACATAATGGCCGTTTCTCCAGAACTGACTGAAATTCTTGTTGAAAATGCAAGAATGGAAAATCAAAAAAATCAAATAGGTCATGAAAATATAAATCCGCCTGTACCTGGAGTTTGTGAGGCATGTGGAAACTTTATGGATGATTTAGACGAAATTGATGGAAAATTTGTCTGTGAAGACTGTAAAGAAGATTTAGAAGGTGATTTAATTTGA
- a CDS encoding 7-carboxy-7-deazaguanine synthase QueE has protein sequence MKAHINEIFSSIQGEGKLIGRRQIFVRFSGCNLHCNYCDTPQGLDPTSGSSFSEEQLFNSVTNLMTPDFHSISLTGGEPLLHADFIRSFLEKYDFDCLLETNGSLPNEMEKIAELIKYASLDIKLPEHRSTSNWDNLFKDELKSLNLLIDNKTNIYCKIVILPSTKVDAIELIASKILDEISDASKLSMVIQPAYPLNYWIANNAKLFEFSEVVGNYLDVLTIPQVHKLLKVR, from the coding sequence ATGAAAGCCCATATAAATGAGATTTTCTCAAGCATTCAGGGTGAAGGCAAACTAATTGGAAGAAGGCAAATTTTTGTAAGATTTTCTGGATGTAATCTTCACTGTAATTACTGTGATACCCCCCAAGGCTTAGATCCTACAAGTGGATCCTCTTTTTCAGAAGAACAACTTTTTAATTCTGTAACTAATTTAATGACTCCTGATTTTCATTCTATTTCTTTAACAGGCGGAGAGCCATTACTGCATGCAGACTTTATAAGATCATTTTTAGAAAAATATGATTTTGACTGCCTGCTTGAAACCAATGGTTCATTACCAAATGAAATGGAGAAAATAGCAGAGTTAATTAAATATGCTTCTTTAGATATTAAATTACCGGAGCATCGTTCAACTTCTAATTGGGATAACCTATTTAAAGATGAATTAAAATCACTAAATCTATTAATAGATAATAAAACAAATATATATTGTAAGATAGTTATACTGCCCTCTACAAAAGTTGATGCAATAGAACTGATAGCTTCAAAGATACTTGATGAAATTTCAGATGCTTCCAAGTTATCAATGGTTATTCAACCTGCATATCCACTCAATTACTGGATAGCGAACAATGCAAAGTTATTTGAATTCTCTGAAGTGGTAGGAAACTATTTAGATGTATTAACAATACCTCAAGTTCATAAACTTCTGAAAGTACGTTAA